The following proteins come from a genomic window of Lolium rigidum isolate FL_2022 chromosome 5, APGP_CSIRO_Lrig_0.1, whole genome shotgun sequence:
- the LOC124657108 gene encoding uncharacterized protein LOC124657108 yields the protein MATLALPPTAAAATLPTAREDPNTSEKIDFDVSAADQSDIDSGWVFLGESDVVPADTAAAAAAGRRRLGFTPLPMLPIWVQMVLGGVVYTAVPFYNRARQIEDQVIQNVETALEVLEHAAEVTEKLAANVASSLPEDGSLHKVAEEIEYIAEVVDKDAQKVEVIIKKIELISDQIDAAVEPVIEELEKDFNPTPAPDAGSDSQK from the exons ATGGCGACGCTCGCCTTGccgcctaccgccgccgccgccaccctgccCACGGCGCGGGAAGACCCAAA CACGAGCGAGAAGATTGATTTCGATGTCTCCGCTGCGGATCAGAGTGACATCGACTCCGG GTGGGTTTTCCTCGGGGAATCAGATGTAGTTCCGGCGGAtacggccgccgctgccgccgcgggccgccgacgccTCGGCTTCACGCCGCTGCCGATGTTACCTATCTG GGTGCAGATGGTGCTTGGAGGCGTGGTCTACACGGCCGTGCCATTCTACAACAGGGCCAGGCAGATTGAAG ACCAGGTGATACAAAACGTGGAAACTGCTTTGGAGGTTTTGGAGCATGCTGCCGAGGTGACCGAGAAGCTAGCTGCTAATGTGGCCAGTTCCCTGCCAGAGGATGGATCACTGCACAAGGTGGCCGAGGAGATCGAGTACATTGCTGAGGTAGTGGATAAGGATGCACAGAAGGTTGAAGTCATCATTAAGAAG ATTGAACTGATCAGCGACCAGATCGACGCGGCAGTGGAGCCAGTCATTGAAGAGCTCGAGAAGGATTTCAACCCAACCCCAGCACCTGACGCCGGATCAGATTCCCAGAAGTGA